From a single Micromonospora carbonacea genomic region:
- a CDS encoding extracellular solute-binding protein: MTGPRRVTRQDVAREAGTSVAVVSYVVNDGPRAVAPATRQRVLDAIERTGYRPNAIAQALAGGRSGVLGLVVPDVSNPFFSALARAIEDEVFREGQVLLVGNSAESAVREARLITSFVERQVDGLLYVGVGHHSPVEAAIRAGIPVVALDRRDRFSDISSVVVDNFDGAAMATEHLIAHGHRRIAVIAGPSHLFTSVERIGGWRKALKAHGLPNDESLFFEAPFSRAGGYQAAVALFARATADAVLVTDEMQALGVLAAAADAGVAVPNGLAVVTFDGTEQSLFSVPPLTTVSQPLASIARHAVALTRPTSPGEPRHIVCDTELLRRRSCGCTTHHRENHQVSTQMAVGGDTRGPLSKEDHTMTKKVGRIAGASLAVAALALSACGSSANDDPNADVTITFVTPHKGVFDEAVAAFHEEHPNIDVEVQIIPFAEIAAQTQARLGSKDTSIDVIAVDPPRLPGLAAQGFLRDVSADAPAMKESLTAGGISSVTWDGKQYGYPLWTSDNFLFYNKALLAKAGIAEPGPDNASRWTWDQTLEAATKAKAAGAQYGFAFEQVDAYYALQPVIMSMGGDAGLAGDGNLTPAVDTAQWRAFGDWYGKLYSSGLSPRGLASAQMPDLFKNGSVAFYVAGPARITDLQKSGLADKWGMAPLPYAAGGKVVTPTDSWAVGVSNVSEHPTAAQEFARYLSLSTDGATSASTKFNLPPVNQKAYPKYIHYIDGIAPRQTTQYGTLLTTDTDEHAVRRPSSVGYVDFETIVNKAFADIRNGGDPAQILATAQDALARQLSQYK; this comes from the coding sequence ATGACCGGGCCACGCCGGGTGACCCGGCAGGACGTCGCCCGCGAGGCGGGAACCTCGGTGGCGGTCGTCAGCTACGTCGTCAACGACGGACCACGCGCGGTCGCACCGGCCACGCGTCAGCGCGTCCTCGACGCGATCGAGCGGACCGGCTACCGACCCAACGCCATCGCGCAGGCCCTGGCCGGCGGCCGCTCCGGCGTGCTCGGCCTGGTCGTGCCGGACGTGTCCAACCCGTTCTTCTCCGCCCTGGCCAGGGCGATCGAGGACGAGGTCTTCCGGGAGGGGCAGGTTCTCCTGGTGGGCAACTCCGCCGAGAGCGCCGTGCGGGAGGCCCGACTCATCACCAGCTTCGTCGAGCGGCAGGTCGACGGCCTGCTGTACGTCGGGGTGGGCCACCACTCACCCGTCGAGGCGGCGATCCGGGCCGGGATACCGGTCGTCGCCCTCGACCGGCGCGACAGGTTCTCCGACATCTCCTCGGTCGTCGTCGACAACTTCGACGGCGCCGCCATGGCCACCGAACACCTCATCGCGCACGGCCACCGCCGCATCGCCGTCATCGCCGGCCCGTCGCACCTGTTCACGTCCGTCGAGCGGATCGGCGGGTGGCGCAAGGCCCTCAAGGCGCACGGCCTGCCCAACGACGAGAGCCTCTTCTTCGAGGCGCCGTTCTCGCGGGCCGGCGGCTACCAGGCGGCGGTCGCCCTGTTCGCGCGCGCAACGGCCGACGCGGTGCTCGTCACCGACGAGATGCAGGCCCTCGGCGTCCTGGCTGCCGCAGCCGACGCCGGCGTGGCGGTGCCGAACGGACTGGCCGTCGTGACCTTCGACGGCACCGAGCAGTCCCTGTTCAGCGTGCCACCGCTGACCACCGTCAGTCAGCCGCTGGCCAGCATCGCGCGACACGCGGTCGCCCTGACCCGACCCACGAGCCCGGGGGAGCCAAGGCACATCGTGTGCGACACCGAGCTCCTCCGTCGCCGCTCCTGCGGCTGCACCACGCACCACAGAGAGAACCACCAGGTGTCGACTCAGATGGCAGTCGGTGGCGACACCCGGGGCCCCCTATCGAAAGAGGACCATACCATGACAAAGAAGGTCGGCCGGATCGCCGGCGCTTCGTTGGCGGTCGCCGCCCTGGCGCTGAGCGCCTGCGGCTCCTCCGCCAACGACGATCCCAACGCGGACGTCACCATCACGTTCGTCACCCCGCACAAGGGCGTCTTCGACGAGGCGGTGGCGGCCTTCCACGAGGAGCACCCGAACATCGACGTCGAGGTGCAGATCATCCCCTTCGCCGAGATCGCGGCACAGACCCAGGCGCGGCTCGGCTCGAAGGACACCTCCATCGACGTCATCGCGGTGGACCCGCCGCGCCTGCCCGGCCTCGCCGCCCAGGGCTTCCTGCGGGACGTCTCCGCCGACGCCCCGGCCATGAAGGAGAGCCTGACCGCGGGCGGCATCTCCTCGGTCACCTGGGACGGCAAGCAGTACGGCTATCCGCTGTGGACCAGCGACAACTTCCTCTTCTACAACAAGGCCCTGCTCGCCAAGGCCGGGATCGCCGAGCCCGGGCCGGACAACGCCAGCCGCTGGACGTGGGACCAAACCCTGGAGGCCGCCACGAAGGCCAAGGCCGCCGGCGCCCAGTACGGCTTCGCCTTCGAGCAGGTCGACGCCTACTACGCCCTCCAGCCCGTGATCATGTCGATGGGCGGCGACGCCGGGCTGGCCGGCGACGGCAACCTCACCCCGGCCGTCGACACCGCGCAGTGGCGCGCCTTCGGCGACTGGTACGGCAAGCTCTACTCCTCCGGCCTGTCCCCCCGTGGCCTGGCGTCCGCCCAGATGCCGGACCTGTTCAAGAACGGCTCCGTCGCCTTCTACGTCGCCGGTCCGGCCCGCATCACCGACCTGCAGAAGAGCGGCCTCGCCGACAAGTGGGGCATGGCCCCGCTGCCGTACGCCGCGGGTGGGAAGGTCGTCACGCCGACCGACTCGTGGGCCGTCGGGGTCAGCAACGTCAGCGAGCACCCGACCGCGGCGCAGGAGTTCGCCCGCTACCTGTCGCTGTCCACGGACGGCGCGACGTCCGCATCGACGAAGTTCAACCTGCCGCCGGTCAACCAGAAGGCGTACCCGAAGTACATCCACTACATCGACGGCATCGCCCCCCGGCAGACCACCCAGTACGGCACCCTGCTCACCACCGACACCGACGAGCACGCGGTCCGGCGGCCGTCCTCGGTGGGGTACGTGGACTTCGAGACGATCGTGAACAAGGCGTTCGCCGACATCCGCAACGGCGGCGACCCGGCGCAGATCCTCGCCACCGCGCAGGACGCCCTCGCCCGGCAGCTGTCCCAGTACAAGTAG